A single region of the Epinephelus fuscoguttatus linkage group LG14, E.fuscoguttatus.final_Chr_v1 genome encodes:
- the LOC125900507 gene encoding CD209 antigen-like protein 2 — MSGQSCSAAMANPQSRTEDGQKISFIQRLSQVFLNTGVNLQFRYKQFGQGGDGSNRLVLLCLGLLNITLLIAAVVIGINCAKVKEVSHSAATQLIDELNYLRGNYSDVIKAEEEAKNVLESVLKNHTRMKEKIEQQKTSNDNYQKQIEALQEQRTILLSNVSALEEHCSGCPSGWIPLNSSCYFFSYTESPNVEKNWPKSREDCKSRGADLIVIDYPDEQNFVSHTIDHMMAGGFWVGLTDMHTEGKWVWINNVTEVENRYWMDGEPNNVGYHGEDCAMVISSRMTPWKTRNDANCRHSMNWICEMTSR; from the exons ATGAGTGGGCAAAGCTGCAGTGCTGCAATGGCGAATCCACAAAGCAGGACAGAGGATGGGCAGAAAATATCATTCATACAGAGGCTTTCTCAGGTTTTCCTCAACACTGGTGTAAATCTTCAGTTTCGCTATAAACAGTTTGGACAAG GTGGAGATGGATCTAACCGACTTGTTTTACTCTGTCTGGGTCTGTTGAACATCACTCTGCTGATAGCTGCTGTTGTTATTGGGATTAACT GTGCCAAAGTCAAAGAGGTTTCCCACTCAGCTGCAACACAGCTCATCGATGAGCTCAACTATCTCCGTGGCAACTACAGCGATGTGATCAAAGCTGAGGAGGAGGCCAAAAACGTGTTAGAGAGCGTGCTCAAAAACCACACACGGATGAAAGAGAAAATTGAGCAACAGAAGACCAGCAATGACAATTATCAGAAACAGATCGAGGCACTGCAAGAACAGAGGACAATTCTGTTGTCCAATGTTTCGGCTTTGG AGGAACACTGTAGCGGATGCCCCTCTGGATGGATTCCTCTCAACTCATCCTGCTATTTCTTTTCTTACACTGAGTCCCCTAACGTTGAAAAGAACTGGCCAAAAAGCAGAGAAGACTGTAAAAGTCGTGGAGCTGACCTGATTGTGATTGATTATCCGGACGAGCAG AATTTTGTGAGTCACACCATTGACCATATGATGGCTGGTGGCTTCTGGGTTGGTCTCACTGACATGCACACAGAAGGGAAATGGGTCTGGATTAATAATGTCACTGAGGTGGAAAATAG GTACTGGATGGATGGAGAACCAAACAACGTTGGATACCATGGAGAAGACTGTGCAATGGTAATTTCTAGCCGTATGACTCCCTGGAAGACCCGTAACGATGCCAACTGCCGCCATTCTATGAACTGGATATGTGAAATGACATCAAGATAG
- the LOC125900512 gene encoding CD209 antigen-like protein B, with amino-acid sequence MNLNDDGGTDGKNSHHNTGNKGSMCTVRAGSRSLPRYPLVIMCLGLLNTILMLTAIVIGIFCGNVSEESHPHQITAEALIVEVKQLQKMQTEAIKAQEEAQQALEEQLRSHQQLKLQLEQNKTASDGFQRQLEILQMEKATLQSSTSDIRGNCGRCQSGWLLFNTSCYFHSISASNPRKNWTDSRADCIRRGGDLAVIDSLEEQLNLFEYLPKLDKSIRPWWRKPGTWIGLIDFHGEGSWVWINNVTLHNQGYWIPGQSNNHGVGGQRCGAIMNIENPMATWYDATCPVEKEYLCEMEPN; translated from the exons ATGAATTTGAACGATGATGGTGGCACAGATGGAAAAAATTCACACCAtaacacaggaaacaaag GATCTATGTGCACAGTCAGAGCTGGGTCCAGAAGTCTTCCTCGGTATCCGCTGGTTATCATGTGTTTAGGACTGCTAAACACTATTCTGATGTTAACTGCTATTGTTATTGGAATTTTCT GTGGCAACGTCAGCGAGGAATCTCATCCACACCAAATAACAGCAGAAGCGCTCATTGTAGAGGTGAAACAACTTCAGAAAATGCAGACCGAAGCAATTAAAGCTCAAGAAGAGGCCCAACAAGCATTAGAGGAACAGCTCAGGAGCCATCAGCAACTAAAACTGCAGTTAGAGCAGAACAAGACAGCCAGTGACGGCTTTCAGAGGCAGCTTGAGATACTTCAAATGGAGAAAGCAACACTGCAGTCCAGTACATCTGATATTC GGGGAAATTGCGGACGATGCCAGTCAGGGTGGCTCTTGTTTAACACATCATGCTACTTCCATTCTATATCAGCATCCAATCCTAGAAAGAACTGGACTGACAGCAGGGCGGACTGCATCAGGCGTGGGGGCGATCTGGCTGTGATTGATAGCTTGGAGGAGCAG CTCAATCTTTTTGAGTACCTACCCAAACTGGATAAAAGCATTCGCCCATGGTGGAGAAAGCCAGGGACTTGGATTGGCCTGATCGATTTTCATGGAGAAGGCAGTTGGGTGTGGATAAATAATGTGACACTTCACAATCAAGG GTACTGGATACCAGGCCAGTCCAACAACCACGGAGTAGGTGGTCAACGATGTGGAGCAATCATGAACATTGAGAACCCAATGGCAACGTGGTATGATGCAACCTGCCCAGTTGAAAAGGAATATTTATGTGAAATGGAACCCAACTAG
- the LOC125900508 gene encoding serine/threonine-protein kinase Nek9 isoform X3 has translation MSLGEYERHFDSLNSELGGGSVVSERSALGTYNGEEEKLHYIPIRILGRGAFGEAILYRRTEDNSLVVWKEVDLNSLSEKERKDVMNEISILSILEHNNIIAYFNHFMDKNTLLIELEYCNGGNLYDKINHQNGKLFSEEVVIWYLYQIASAVSHIHKAGILHRDIKTLNIFLTKTDLIKLGDYGLAKKLDSEFSMAETCVGTPYYMSPELCQGAKYNFKSDIWAMGCVLFEVLALTRTFDATNPLNLCVKIVQGNWTMEVNSEVYSPALIKLVYECLDQDPAKRPTSDQILDQPFISCCRQELEERVALLNSAMKKPKLSTVTDTPVAVVTTRSREVYFWGGGKFTPQKIDTFKGGSSAQHVCAGESHFAVVTVEKELYTWANVQGGAKMVGQLGQGDQASYRQPRRVERLQGKAIRQVACGADFTACITDEDQMYMFGSDYYGCIGVEGELGMEILEPVLLEFFEERPVRQVSCGDNHVVVLTQNGDIYSWGCGEYGRLGLECEDDFSSPMQVTIPKGATISSVSCASDGTFFLTETGKVLACGNNEFNKLGLNQGICGLKNHPGEQGYQGIPYITTLTLVKQLARFKIQTIAPGKSHTAAIDVRGRLITFGCNKYGQLGVKDFKKHQGVQLLVGPFGGKTVTKVSCGDGFTIAATEDNHIFAWGNAGNGRLGMPADKGFGSEVCPAMPRPIFGSLHHVPDLSCRGWHTIIIMEKVLNSKTIRSNSSGLSVGLGQEASTSTVDLDMDPGSETECRFRGLGGTMEDNTEECFLETPMMSLANQTGDSSCPLWLRKELENAEFIPMPDDPEQFIPDQLASYSQSVTLPYEELKELTAAAAAASTEKGLSTKRMSCDKVNGLEDADVCKKGESGACCKASSEITKLQETVARQEMRIQMLEKQVTEQQKENERLWAAISRSTPREPGCDNNRNHPLDARMPGDGGERGGGFTNRPAGASV, from the exons atgtcactggGGGAATATGAAAGACATTTCGACTCGCTCAATTCAGAATTGGGCGGCGGGTCTGTGGTCAGTGAGCGATCAGCCTTGGGCACATATAATGGCGAAGAGGAGAAGTTGCATTACATTCCTATCCGGATCCTCGGGAGGGGGGCGTTTGGTGAAGCGATTCTGTACAGAAGAACAGAG GACAACTCTCTGGTGGTATGGAAGGAGGTGGACCTGAACTCGCTCTCCGAAAAGGAGCGCAAAGATGTCATGAACGAAATCAGCATCCTCTCCATCCTGGAGCACAACAACATCATAGCCTACTTCAACCACTTCATGGATAAAAACACCTTGCTTATTGAGTTGGAGTATTGTAATG GAGGGAATCTGTACGACAAAATCAACCACCAGAATGGGAAACTGTTCAGTGAGGAG GTGGTCATCTGGTACCTGTACCAAATTGCGTCAGCAGTGTCCCACATTCACAAGGCTGGGATCTTACACAG AGACATCAAAACTCTGAATATTTTCCTCACCAAGACTGACCTTATCAAACTTGGTGACTATGGCCTTGCAAAGAAGttagactctgagttttcaatGGCAGAGACT TGTGTGGGAACTCCATATTACATGTCACCCGAATTGTGCCAGGGGGCGAAGTACAACTTCAAATCAGACATTTGGGCCATGGGCTGTGTACTTTTTGAAGTCTTGGCTCTTACAAGAACATTTGATGCAACG AACCCTCTGAACCTCTGTGTGAAAATAGTCCAGGGCAACTGGACTATGGAAGTGAACTCGGAGGTTTATTCACCTGCACTGATCAAACTGGTGTACGAGTGCCTCGATCAA GATCCTGCCAAGAGGCCTACATCTGACCAGATCCTGGACCAGCCATTCATCTCctgctgcagaca GGAGCTTGAAGAACGAGTTGCCCTGCTGAATTCAGCAATGAAAAAACCAAA GCTGAGCACAGTGACTGACACCCCCGTTGCTGTGGTGACCACACGCTCCAGGGAGGTGTACTTCTGGGGGGGAGGGAAGTTCACCCCTCAGAAAATTGACACTTTTAAAGGAGGCAGCAGTGCCCAACATGTGTGTGCAGGGGAGAGTCACTTTGCAGTGGTGACAGTGGAAAAGGAACTGTATACCTGGGCT AATGTCCAAGGTGGAGCCAAGATGGTGGGCCAGCTGGGGCAGGGAGACCAGGCCTCGTACCGGCAGCCAAGGAGGGTGGAGAGGCTACAGGGGAAGGCAATACGGCAGGTGGCGTGTGGGGCTGACTTCACCGCCTGCATCACCG ATGAGGACCAGATGTACATGTTTGGGTCTGACTATTACGGCTGCATTGGCGTGGAGGGTGAGCTCGGCATGGAGATTTTGGAGCCAGTGCTTCTGGAGTTTTTTGAGGAGAGGCCTGTTCGTCAGGTTTCATGCGGGGACAACCATGTGGTGGTCCTGACTCAGAATGGGGACATCTACTCCTGGGGCTGTGGAGAGTACG GGCGTCTCGGCCTGGAATGTGAGGATGACTTCTCTTCTCCGATGCAA GTGACGATCCCTAAAGGCGCTACCATCTCCTCAGTGTCATGTGCCAGCGATGGAACCTTCTTTTTAACAGAAACTGGCAAAGTCCTGGCCTGTGGAAACAATGAATTCAACAAgcttggtctgaatcagggaatcTGTGGTCTCAAAAACCACCCTGGAGAG CAGGGATACCAGGGCATCCCGTACATCACCACGCTGACCTTGGTAAAGCAGCTGGCACGCTTCAAAATTCAAACCATAGCTCCAGGGAAGAGCCACACAGCTGCCATTGATG TACGTGGTCGCCTGATCACCTTTGGCTGCAACAAGTATGGGCAGCTGGGTGTGAAGGACTTCAAGAAACACCAGGGTGTCCAGCTCCTTGTCGGACCCTTTGGTGGAAAGACTGTGACCAAAGTGTCTTGTGGAGACGGCTTTACCATCGCGGCAACTGAGG ACAATCACATCTTTGCATGGGGAAACGCAGGAAATGGGCGACTTGGGATGCCTGCTGACAAAGGGTTTGGTTCAGAGGTATGCCCTGCCATGCCAAGGCCTATCTTTGGTTCCCTCCACCATGTACCGGACCTCTCTTGCCGTGGTTGGCACACCATTATCATTATGG AGAAAGTGCTCAACTCCAAGACTATTCGCTCCAACAGCAGTGGACTATCAGTCG GACTGGGCCAGGAGGCATCTACATCCACAGTGGATCTGGACATGGATCCTGGTTCAGAGACAGAGTGTCGTTTCAGGGGTCTTGGTGGCACAATGGAGGATAATACAGAGGAGTGCTTCTTGGAGACCCCGATGATGTCACTGGCAAATCAGACAGGGGACAGTTCCTGCCCCCTCTGGCTTAGAAAG GAGCTTGAGAATGCAGAGTTCATCCCAATGCCAGATGACCCCGAGCAATTCATTCCTGACCAGCTCGCTTCTTACTCCCAAAGTGTCACTCTACCATATGAGGAGCTGAAAGAGCTAacggctgctgcagcagcagccagcacTGAGAAAGGCCTATCG ACTAAGCGAATGAGCTGTGATAAAGTCAATGGACTAGAGGACGCTGACGTCTGCAAAAAAGGGGAATCAGGTGCATGCTGCAAAGCGAGTAGTGAGATCACAAAG CTGCAAGAGACGGTCGCTCGTCAGGAGATGAGGATCCAGATGCTCGAGAAGCAG GTCACTGAGCAGCAGAAGGAGAACGAAAGGCTCTGGGCTGCAATCAGTCGTTCAACGCCACGGGAACCAGGCTGTGACAATAACAGAAACCATCCCCTTGATGCCCGTATGCCCGGGgacggaggagagagaggaggcgGATTCACAAACCGACCTGCAGGGGCCAGCGTGTGA
- the LOC125900508 gene encoding serine/threonine-protein kinase Nek9 isoform X1 produces MSLGEYERHFDSLNSELGGGSVVSERSALGTYNGEEEKLHYIPIRILGRGAFGEAILYRRTEDNSLVVWKEVDLNSLSEKERKDVMNEISILSILEHNNIIAYFNHFMDKNTLLIELEYCNGGNLYDKINHQNGKLFSEEVVIWYLYQIASAVSHIHKAGILHRDIKTLNIFLTKTDLIKLGDYGLAKKLDSEFSMAETCVGTPYYMSPELCQGAKYNFKSDIWAMGCVLFEVLALTRTFDATNPLNLCVKIVQGNWTMEVNSEVYSPALIKLVYECLDQDPAKRPTSDQILDQPFISCCRQELEERVALLNSAMKKPKLSTVTDTPVAVVTTRSREVYFWGGGKFTPQKIDTFKGGSSAQHVCAGESHFAVVTVEKELYTWANVQGGAKMVGQLGQGDQASYRQPRRVERLQGKAIRQVACGADFTACITDEDQMYMFGSDYYGCIGVEGELGMEILEPVLLEFFEERPVRQVSCGDNHVVVLTQNGDIYSWGCGEYGRLGLECEDDFSSPMQVTIPKGATISSVSCASDGTFFLTETGKVLACGNNEFNKLGLNQGICGLKNHPGEQGYQGIPYITTLTLVKQLARFKIQTIAPGKSHTAAIDVRGRLITFGCNKYGQLGVKDFKKHQGVQLLVGPFGGKTVTKVSCGDGFTIAATEDNHIFAWGNAGNGRLGMPADKGFGSEVCPAMPRPIFGSLHHVPDLSCRGWHTIIIMEKVLNSKTIRSNSSGLSVGSGLGQEASTSTVDLDMDPGSETECRFRGLGGTMEDNTEECFLETPMMSLANQTGDSSCPLWLRKELENAEFIPMPDDPEQFIPDQLASYSQSVTLPYEELKELTAAAAAASTEKGLSTKRMSCDKVNGLEDADVCKKGESGACCKASSEITKLQETVARQEMRIQMLEKQVTEQQKENERLWAAISRSTPREPGCDNNRNHPLDARMPGDGGERGGGFTNRPAGASV; encoded by the exons atgtcactggGGGAATATGAAAGACATTTCGACTCGCTCAATTCAGAATTGGGCGGCGGGTCTGTGGTCAGTGAGCGATCAGCCTTGGGCACATATAATGGCGAAGAGGAGAAGTTGCATTACATTCCTATCCGGATCCTCGGGAGGGGGGCGTTTGGTGAAGCGATTCTGTACAGAAGAACAGAG GACAACTCTCTGGTGGTATGGAAGGAGGTGGACCTGAACTCGCTCTCCGAAAAGGAGCGCAAAGATGTCATGAACGAAATCAGCATCCTCTCCATCCTGGAGCACAACAACATCATAGCCTACTTCAACCACTTCATGGATAAAAACACCTTGCTTATTGAGTTGGAGTATTGTAATG GAGGGAATCTGTACGACAAAATCAACCACCAGAATGGGAAACTGTTCAGTGAGGAG GTGGTCATCTGGTACCTGTACCAAATTGCGTCAGCAGTGTCCCACATTCACAAGGCTGGGATCTTACACAG AGACATCAAAACTCTGAATATTTTCCTCACCAAGACTGACCTTATCAAACTTGGTGACTATGGCCTTGCAAAGAAGttagactctgagttttcaatGGCAGAGACT TGTGTGGGAACTCCATATTACATGTCACCCGAATTGTGCCAGGGGGCGAAGTACAACTTCAAATCAGACATTTGGGCCATGGGCTGTGTACTTTTTGAAGTCTTGGCTCTTACAAGAACATTTGATGCAACG AACCCTCTGAACCTCTGTGTGAAAATAGTCCAGGGCAACTGGACTATGGAAGTGAACTCGGAGGTTTATTCACCTGCACTGATCAAACTGGTGTACGAGTGCCTCGATCAA GATCCTGCCAAGAGGCCTACATCTGACCAGATCCTGGACCAGCCATTCATCTCctgctgcagaca GGAGCTTGAAGAACGAGTTGCCCTGCTGAATTCAGCAATGAAAAAACCAAA GCTGAGCACAGTGACTGACACCCCCGTTGCTGTGGTGACCACACGCTCCAGGGAGGTGTACTTCTGGGGGGGAGGGAAGTTCACCCCTCAGAAAATTGACACTTTTAAAGGAGGCAGCAGTGCCCAACATGTGTGTGCAGGGGAGAGTCACTTTGCAGTGGTGACAGTGGAAAAGGAACTGTATACCTGGGCT AATGTCCAAGGTGGAGCCAAGATGGTGGGCCAGCTGGGGCAGGGAGACCAGGCCTCGTACCGGCAGCCAAGGAGGGTGGAGAGGCTACAGGGGAAGGCAATACGGCAGGTGGCGTGTGGGGCTGACTTCACCGCCTGCATCACCG ATGAGGACCAGATGTACATGTTTGGGTCTGACTATTACGGCTGCATTGGCGTGGAGGGTGAGCTCGGCATGGAGATTTTGGAGCCAGTGCTTCTGGAGTTTTTTGAGGAGAGGCCTGTTCGTCAGGTTTCATGCGGGGACAACCATGTGGTGGTCCTGACTCAGAATGGGGACATCTACTCCTGGGGCTGTGGAGAGTACG GGCGTCTCGGCCTGGAATGTGAGGATGACTTCTCTTCTCCGATGCAA GTGACGATCCCTAAAGGCGCTACCATCTCCTCAGTGTCATGTGCCAGCGATGGAACCTTCTTTTTAACAGAAACTGGCAAAGTCCTGGCCTGTGGAAACAATGAATTCAACAAgcttggtctgaatcagggaatcTGTGGTCTCAAAAACCACCCTGGAGAG CAGGGATACCAGGGCATCCCGTACATCACCACGCTGACCTTGGTAAAGCAGCTGGCACGCTTCAAAATTCAAACCATAGCTCCAGGGAAGAGCCACACAGCTGCCATTGATG TACGTGGTCGCCTGATCACCTTTGGCTGCAACAAGTATGGGCAGCTGGGTGTGAAGGACTTCAAGAAACACCAGGGTGTCCAGCTCCTTGTCGGACCCTTTGGTGGAAAGACTGTGACCAAAGTGTCTTGTGGAGACGGCTTTACCATCGCGGCAACTGAGG ACAATCACATCTTTGCATGGGGAAACGCAGGAAATGGGCGACTTGGGATGCCTGCTGACAAAGGGTTTGGTTCAGAGGTATGCCCTGCCATGCCAAGGCCTATCTTTGGTTCCCTCCACCATGTACCGGACCTCTCTTGCCGTGGTTGGCACACCATTATCATTATGG AGAAAGTGCTCAACTCCAAGACTATTCGCTCCAACAGCAGTGGACTATCAGTCGGTAGTG GACTGGGCCAGGAGGCATCTACATCCACAGTGGATCTGGACATGGATCCTGGTTCAGAGACAGAGTGTCGTTTCAGGGGTCTTGGTGGCACAATGGAGGATAATACAGAGGAGTGCTTCTTGGAGACCCCGATGATGTCACTGGCAAATCAGACAGGGGACAGTTCCTGCCCCCTCTGGCTTAGAAAG GAGCTTGAGAATGCAGAGTTCATCCCAATGCCAGATGACCCCGAGCAATTCATTCCTGACCAGCTCGCTTCTTACTCCCAAAGTGTCACTCTACCATATGAGGAGCTGAAAGAGCTAacggctgctgcagcagcagccagcacTGAGAAAGGCCTATCG ACTAAGCGAATGAGCTGTGATAAAGTCAATGGACTAGAGGACGCTGACGTCTGCAAAAAAGGGGAATCAGGTGCATGCTGCAAAGCGAGTAGTGAGATCACAAAG CTGCAAGAGACGGTCGCTCGTCAGGAGATGAGGATCCAGATGCTCGAGAAGCAG GTCACTGAGCAGCAGAAGGAGAACGAAAGGCTCTGGGCTGCAATCAGTCGTTCAACGCCACGGGAACCAGGCTGTGACAATAACAGAAACCATCCCCTTGATGCCCGTATGCCCGGGgacggaggagagagaggaggcgGATTCACAAACCGACCTGCAGGGGCCAGCGTGTGA
- the LOC125900508 gene encoding serine/threonine-protein kinase Nek9 isoform X2, with amino-acid sequence MSLGEYERHFDSLNSELGGGSVVSERSALGTYNGEEEKLHYIPIRILGRGAFGEAILYRRTEDNSLVVWKEVDLNSLSEKERKDVMNEISILSILEHNNIIAYFNHFMDKNTLLIELEYCNGGNLYDKINHQNGKLFSEEVVIWYLYQIASAVSHIHKAGILHRDIKTLNIFLTKTDLIKLGDYGLAKKLDSEFSMAETCVGTPYYMSPELCQGAKYNFKSDIWAMGCVLFEVLALTRTFDATNPLNLCVKIVQGNWTMEVNSEVYSPALIKLVYECLDQDPAKRPTSDQILDQPFISCCRQELEERVALLNSAMKKPKLSTVTDTPVAVVTTRSREVYFWGGGKFTPQKIDTFKGGSSAQHVCAGESHFAVVTVEKELYTWANVQGGAKMVGQLGQGDQASYRQPRRVERLQGKAIRQVACGADFTACITDEDQMYMFGSDYYGCIGVEGELGMEILEPVLLEFFEERPVRQVSCGDNHVVVLTQNGDIYSWGCGEYGRLGLECEDDFSSPMQVTIPKGATISSVSCASDGTFFLTETGKVLACGNNEFNKLGLNQGICGLKNHPGEGYQGIPYITTLTLVKQLARFKIQTIAPGKSHTAAIDVRGRLITFGCNKYGQLGVKDFKKHQGVQLLVGPFGGKTVTKVSCGDGFTIAATEDNHIFAWGNAGNGRLGMPADKGFGSEVCPAMPRPIFGSLHHVPDLSCRGWHTIIIMEKVLNSKTIRSNSSGLSVGSGLGQEASTSTVDLDMDPGSETECRFRGLGGTMEDNTEECFLETPMMSLANQTGDSSCPLWLRKELENAEFIPMPDDPEQFIPDQLASYSQSVTLPYEELKELTAAAAAASTEKGLSTKRMSCDKVNGLEDADVCKKGESGACCKASSEITKLQETVARQEMRIQMLEKQVTEQQKENERLWAAISRSTPREPGCDNNRNHPLDARMPGDGGERGGGFTNRPAGASV; translated from the exons atgtcactggGGGAATATGAAAGACATTTCGACTCGCTCAATTCAGAATTGGGCGGCGGGTCTGTGGTCAGTGAGCGATCAGCCTTGGGCACATATAATGGCGAAGAGGAGAAGTTGCATTACATTCCTATCCGGATCCTCGGGAGGGGGGCGTTTGGTGAAGCGATTCTGTACAGAAGAACAGAG GACAACTCTCTGGTGGTATGGAAGGAGGTGGACCTGAACTCGCTCTCCGAAAAGGAGCGCAAAGATGTCATGAACGAAATCAGCATCCTCTCCATCCTGGAGCACAACAACATCATAGCCTACTTCAACCACTTCATGGATAAAAACACCTTGCTTATTGAGTTGGAGTATTGTAATG GAGGGAATCTGTACGACAAAATCAACCACCAGAATGGGAAACTGTTCAGTGAGGAG GTGGTCATCTGGTACCTGTACCAAATTGCGTCAGCAGTGTCCCACATTCACAAGGCTGGGATCTTACACAG AGACATCAAAACTCTGAATATTTTCCTCACCAAGACTGACCTTATCAAACTTGGTGACTATGGCCTTGCAAAGAAGttagactctgagttttcaatGGCAGAGACT TGTGTGGGAACTCCATATTACATGTCACCCGAATTGTGCCAGGGGGCGAAGTACAACTTCAAATCAGACATTTGGGCCATGGGCTGTGTACTTTTTGAAGTCTTGGCTCTTACAAGAACATTTGATGCAACG AACCCTCTGAACCTCTGTGTGAAAATAGTCCAGGGCAACTGGACTATGGAAGTGAACTCGGAGGTTTATTCACCTGCACTGATCAAACTGGTGTACGAGTGCCTCGATCAA GATCCTGCCAAGAGGCCTACATCTGACCAGATCCTGGACCAGCCATTCATCTCctgctgcagaca GGAGCTTGAAGAACGAGTTGCCCTGCTGAATTCAGCAATGAAAAAACCAAA GCTGAGCACAGTGACTGACACCCCCGTTGCTGTGGTGACCACACGCTCCAGGGAGGTGTACTTCTGGGGGGGAGGGAAGTTCACCCCTCAGAAAATTGACACTTTTAAAGGAGGCAGCAGTGCCCAACATGTGTGTGCAGGGGAGAGTCACTTTGCAGTGGTGACAGTGGAAAAGGAACTGTATACCTGGGCT AATGTCCAAGGTGGAGCCAAGATGGTGGGCCAGCTGGGGCAGGGAGACCAGGCCTCGTACCGGCAGCCAAGGAGGGTGGAGAGGCTACAGGGGAAGGCAATACGGCAGGTGGCGTGTGGGGCTGACTTCACCGCCTGCATCACCG ATGAGGACCAGATGTACATGTTTGGGTCTGACTATTACGGCTGCATTGGCGTGGAGGGTGAGCTCGGCATGGAGATTTTGGAGCCAGTGCTTCTGGAGTTTTTTGAGGAGAGGCCTGTTCGTCAGGTTTCATGCGGGGACAACCATGTGGTGGTCCTGACTCAGAATGGGGACATCTACTCCTGGGGCTGTGGAGAGTACG GGCGTCTCGGCCTGGAATGTGAGGATGACTTCTCTTCTCCGATGCAA GTGACGATCCCTAAAGGCGCTACCATCTCCTCAGTGTCATGTGCCAGCGATGGAACCTTCTTTTTAACAGAAACTGGCAAAGTCCTGGCCTGTGGAAACAATGAATTCAACAAgcttggtctgaatcagggaatcTGTGGTCTCAAAAACCACCCTGGAGAG GGATACCAGGGCATCCCGTACATCACCACGCTGACCTTGGTAAAGCAGCTGGCACGCTTCAAAATTCAAACCATAGCTCCAGGGAAGAGCCACACAGCTGCCATTGATG TACGTGGTCGCCTGATCACCTTTGGCTGCAACAAGTATGGGCAGCTGGGTGTGAAGGACTTCAAGAAACACCAGGGTGTCCAGCTCCTTGTCGGACCCTTTGGTGGAAAGACTGTGACCAAAGTGTCTTGTGGAGACGGCTTTACCATCGCGGCAACTGAGG ACAATCACATCTTTGCATGGGGAAACGCAGGAAATGGGCGACTTGGGATGCCTGCTGACAAAGGGTTTGGTTCAGAGGTATGCCCTGCCATGCCAAGGCCTATCTTTGGTTCCCTCCACCATGTACCGGACCTCTCTTGCCGTGGTTGGCACACCATTATCATTATGG AGAAAGTGCTCAACTCCAAGACTATTCGCTCCAACAGCAGTGGACTATCAGTCGGTAGTG GACTGGGCCAGGAGGCATCTACATCCACAGTGGATCTGGACATGGATCCTGGTTCAGAGACAGAGTGTCGTTTCAGGGGTCTTGGTGGCACAATGGAGGATAATACAGAGGAGTGCTTCTTGGAGACCCCGATGATGTCACTGGCAAATCAGACAGGGGACAGTTCCTGCCCCCTCTGGCTTAGAAAG GAGCTTGAGAATGCAGAGTTCATCCCAATGCCAGATGACCCCGAGCAATTCATTCCTGACCAGCTCGCTTCTTACTCCCAAAGTGTCACTCTACCATATGAGGAGCTGAAAGAGCTAacggctgctgcagcagcagccagcacTGAGAAAGGCCTATCG ACTAAGCGAATGAGCTGTGATAAAGTCAATGGACTAGAGGACGCTGACGTCTGCAAAAAAGGGGAATCAGGTGCATGCTGCAAAGCGAGTAGTGAGATCACAAAG CTGCAAGAGACGGTCGCTCGTCAGGAGATGAGGATCCAGATGCTCGAGAAGCAG GTCACTGAGCAGCAGAAGGAGAACGAAAGGCTCTGGGCTGCAATCAGTCGTTCAACGCCACGGGAACCAGGCTGTGACAATAACAGAAACCATCCCCTTGATGCCCGTATGCCCGGGgacggaggagagagaggaggcgGATTCACAAACCGACCTGCAGGGGCCAGCGTGTGA